The region tgtatatataattttttttaaataaactTATAGGTATTCCCTGTGATTCTCAgaaattatacaaaaacGGACGTCTATTGGAAGACGAAGATTTGATTGAAGTTGACCAATGTGAATATGtaagaagaaaaatatatacatgtattaTGTTACTTatgaataattatatgtatcgaattatataattttttatgatattatattggttgcatttttatttttaatgatgataaaatttGTCAAATGCAAGTAGGGACATgagaatataaatatgttcgTTATTGTTAtctgaaaaaatataaaatgtctattgtattttatttaatttttttaataagtttctcttttaaaaaaaaaaataaaatgaactatattattatatgtagttttattatatagcGCCCATTATAcataaatcaaaaatattaaattcattttttcattttagGAATACACCATAGATTTAAATTTCAGTTTACTTGGTGGtggtaaaaaaaagaagaagaaaGTTTACAAAAAACccaaaaaagaaaaacataagaaaaaaaaagtaaaattagcaatattaaaattttacaaaGTCGGGGATGATGGAAAAGTATTTAGACTAAAAAAGCAATGCAACAATTGCGCCCCTGGAACATTAATGGCTTCTCATTTTAATAGAGATTACTGTGGAAGATGTCACTTAAccattatgaaaaaataaaaaaatttcatttACTATGTGcgtgtaaatatattaattatgcatataaagtataaaactctttttaaaaagggtttttcctttttttttaccttTAAGTACTATATATTCGATATAAGCATACATTCTAcgaattttcattaaaaaaattaagacTTATGAATtaagaataatataatttatatctCTATAAAAACAAACGTTTTTGTTAAACGATATGAATCGTGTATGCaatgtattttttcccATCACACCcttgtatattttaataaaaatatatgaaaattaataattagGGAAATCAATACGATTTAAATTGAAACTAAATAAcgtaaataatatataagtataatGCGATGGCTTATTTAAAGTATTCTATGAGTTTTATTATACGcaatatatgtgtgtaaaTGTGATAAACATCAGAGGGTAATCTATATTATGATTAATAATgtcaattttttcattgtattttgatttttatgtatttgaAAAATGGGAACAATGCATAAAAACTGAGGcaaagaataaaaatatgtataggAAATGaatacaataatatatttatgtgatgaataaaaatttttaagtttatataatattttttcaggCTAATTGTTtagcattttttatacGCAAAAGAAATGATTATTTcatgaaataatttttttaaatagtaactaaaaaatattggaAAAAAACTTCATGGCCACATTGTCTGATTTAATGATAAAAGTGcgaaaaatttaataaaaatcgTCTTGGTTTTCTGCATTTATAAAAGAAGGGAAATGCCCTTATaagaataatatacatgtaatgtttataaaaaaaataataagttaataaaattattaaatttactttattttcatacatatatgttttgtatatatgcgttcatttttatataaaagttAAAGAAACCTTTGTAGCCTTATGGGGGATAATTTTGCTCtcaaaaaatggaataattattttaataataaattactCAATTTCGTgtattaaaacaaatacattatatatatattcatacaTAAGGTCgatggaaaatatatattaaaataaaaaaagcaattttgtacttataaaaaagaaaaataataaacaagaAACAAATTTTGAAAACTTGAAAAAACAGCCGTAGTAAAACTGTTATCATTGATAGTTAATACAACCATCAAGAAGGGACGTATAAAGATTTCATAGATAGTACATACGCGTATATAAATCctgcatatatttatgttttctCGTATTATAAATGGTACTAAATTCGAAGAGTTTGCTTTTATGGAAATTGGAATAACTTTATCCTAATATTGTAATTGTtagatatttattttaaaaaaatatgggaAAAAAACGAATTAAAGTATAATGAGTTATATAGATATTAACatataatgtatattataataaatgacaGAATATTGGGTAAGTtcaaaaaaacattattgTGAGACGTGTAATTGCTGGCTGTCAGGACATaaagtaaatataaaaaatcatgAAAAAAGTGCAAGACATATTGAAAACTTCAGAAGGCTGCTTAATGAatcatataaaagaaaagaagaggaaacaaaagaaaaaaaatttattgaacaagagttaaaaaaattagaaaatattgaaaaacaATTTCGTTCagatttaaataataatgggGGGAATTCGATTAATCCGAGTAGTAATATAGGTGCATCAAAGTCTAATTtaagtaaaatatatgataatcGTAAAgctattaataataataaaatatataatagaagTTTCAATAGGAATTATAAAAGtagcaataataataatttaaatgcaGTTGGGGGGTATATCAGTAATTATAATGCTAATAACACAAATACATGGACATTAATGGTACATGAACATACAGGATGTTTgttgttttttaatatattaacaaatgAAGTGAGTTATGAAAAACCACcaaattttgtttatgaaaatatacaaGCAACTGAAAAGTTTACTGCTGAAAATGGGTGGTTTAAATATCTTGattataattcatataataattattattataacatatataaacaattaaGTATATGGGAATATTCAGAGAAAACGATAAGTAATTTGGccaattttataaaaaattgcaaCCATAATGCAGGAGGAAATACGACGAGTCTAGTCAATCACGCAGAATGTTTCGAAAACACATTTGCTATTATTACTAGTAATGGAAATGATTTTAGTggattaaataataatgatccacaaaataataattacgAATCAAATAACGAAAATGCATCAAACATTTTAGGGAAAGATTTGGTTGATAAGGAGAAGGATGGGAAAAAGGTATCGATCTCGGTAAAACcaattattgaaaaaaaaaaaaaaaaaaaagagtggcatgataataatttatcaaatgatattaataataaaacaagtaatataaaaataaatcaaatgTTTCAGCATGATTTTCACAATGAAAGCggagaaaatataaagggaataaaaaatgaaagcGTTAGCGAACATGGTGAAAATTGTatgaaaaatgatgaaaaaaagaaaaatttaaatggaaaaaatggaatggaaacagaaaataataatgaaatagatattgacaaaaatataaaagctACAAATGAAGGTATACCAAACACATTAGaacaaaatgatgaaaGCTCGAAACCAGGCGCGTGGGAAGTTGTTGAAAAcgatgaaataaaaacaattacagaagaaaatattgaaaacgttttttataaaattaagaCAAAAGAAGAATTAGAAAATGAACATATCAAAGAAATTGAAGATAATCtagaaaaagaatattCTAACTTTAACGAGttttatgttaaaaaaaaacaattagaAAACACAGAACTATATTTAAACCAAgaatttaaatttgtaaacaaacctatatataaaaaagctattgataaaaatgacaGCAATAAGGTCAATTTTGCCAAAAGGAGTATTAAACCAAAACAagccaaaaaaaaaattacataaataaaatatatgaattatgaaagaatattataattttttaagttcttaaatatttgtatactattcatacatattaatagatgtatatttaataagTAAAATTGTCTAGtgtatgtataatatatacatatgtacttatgtatatgcatacaaATCACGATTTTATTGGGTGACATATTCACTAATGCATTTATACCCAACCAATATATCACATTTTTAT is a window of Plasmodium berghei ANKA genome assembly, chromosome: 10 DNA encoding:
- a CDS encoding ribosomal protein S27a, putative codes for the protein MKILINIPYDGSLCIESSDVSTIKHVKEQISELKGIPCDSQKLYKNGRLLEDEDLIEVDQCEYEYTIDLNFSLLGGGKKKKKKVYKKPKKEKHKKKKVKLAILKFYKVGDDGKVFRLKKQCNNCAPGTLMASHFNRDYCGRCHLTIMKK
- a CDS encoding zinc finger protein, putative, giving the protein MTEYWVSSKKHYCETCNCWLSGHKVNIKNHEKSARHIENFRRLLNESYKRKEEETKEKKFIEQELKKLENIEKQFRSDLNNNGGNSINPSSNIGASKSNLSKIYDNRKAINNNKIYNRSFNRNYKSSNNNNLNAVGGYISNYNANNTNTWTLMVHEHTGCLLFFNILTNEVSYEKPPNFVYENIQATEKFTAENGWFKYLDYNSYNNYYYNIYKQLSIWEYSEKTISNLANFIKNCNHNAGGNTTSLVNHAECFENTFAIITSNGNDFSGLNNNDPQNNNYESNNENASNILGKDLVDKEKDGKKVSISVKPIIEKKKKKKEWHDNNLSNDINNKTSNIKINQMFQHDFHNESGENIKGIKNESVSEHGENCMKNDEKKKNLNGKNGMETENNNEIDIDKNIKATNEGIPNTLEQNDESSKPGAWEVVENDEIKTITEENIENVFYKIKTKEELENEHIKEIEDNLEKEYSNFNEFYVKKKQLENTELYLNQEFKFVNKPIYKKAIDKNDSNKVNFAKRSIKPKQAKKKIT